The DNA region CCGACAGCTTGCGGAGCGCGCGTGCGAGCATGGTTCCCACGGAGCCAGTCGTCGTGCCGACCGCCTGGGCGATCTCGTGGTGGGCGAAGCCCTCTTCACGCATCAGCAGAACCGTGCGCTCCTTCCAGCTCATCCGGTCCAGCGCGGCCCGCACCAGGCGCCTGCGCTCGCCGCTGGCCATCTGCTCCTCGGGCCCGGGGCCCACGTCGCCCATGGGCACGCGGTCCGGCGAGCCCATGAGCAGCGTGAGCCAGCGCGCCCGTGCACGCGCGCCGTCGCGCACCACGTTGGTGGCCACGGCGAACAGCCACGCGCGCACGTTGCGGTCCTGCGGCGGGCGTTCCACCAGCCGCACGAACGCTTCCTGCGCGGCGTCGGCGGCCAGGTCCGAGTCGCCGGTGAGGCGGACGAGGTACCTGAACAGCCCGTCGTAATGCTCCAGGAAGAGCTGGGTGACGTTCAAACGGCCGTCCGCTGGTTGAGGAGCTTCCGCCAAGACTACGCTACCTCCGGGGCCGGGGCCCCGCTGTGGTTCTGCGTGATGTAACGAGCCTGCCCGCGCGATTCTGACCGGGCGGCCCGATGGGTGCGGGCGCGGGGCCCGTGTGTGCGGCTGGGAGATGCGGGAGGGCGCCCGACGCCCGAACGGGCGAGTGGCACCTGCTTCAATACTACCGGAAATGCTGTGTCGGGAGAAGTGCCGATGGTACCGTTTCCAGTGCGGTGGAGCGTAACTCCGCGCCGGCCGGCGGCTTATCGCGTCACACCGGATCGTCTTGCGGCGGGCGTGCATCCGTCGGTTGCGCTTCGGGGGATGCGGCGCGGCGGAGGCGGTTGACCAGGCGGTGCGCCTGGCGCGTCGTCTCCGGCTCGCGGAAGCGCGGGCTGGCGGCGAGGACGATGCGGACGGCGGTGCCGAGGTCCATCAGGTGGCCGGGGGAGACGTAGACCGGCTTGCAGCCGGCGCGCGTCCGCACGGCCATGCCCACGACCTCGCCCTTGTCGACCAGCTCGGCGGTGGCGCCGCGCTCGGGGCCGAGCTCGCCGTGCTTGCCGATGAGGATGGACTTGCCGCAGCCGATGGTGGGGATGCCGAACAGCACGCCGCCGTGGCAGGCGACGCCGAACCGCCGCGGGTGCGCCAGCCCCTGGCCGTCGAAGACCAGCACCTCCGGCTTCTCACCCAGCCGCTCCCACGCGAGGGCGAGCGCGGGAAGCTCGCGGAACGAGAGGTAGCCAGGCACGTACGGCATGGGGAGATGCGCGACGGCGGTCGCCTCGCCCACGGGCGCGAGCGTGGCCGCGTCGAGCACGACTATGCCGGCGAAGCCTTCGTGCGCGTGCTTCTCGGTGGAGATGTCGGCGCCCGCGACGGTGCGCGGCGCGAAGTTGGGCGGAGCCTGGAGCACCAGCTGCTCGCGGAGCCGCAGCTGCACCTCGCGTGCTTCGGCGATGGAGAGGTTCCAGCCATGGTGCAGCGCGGCGGGCTCGGTCGATGACATCGTGCGTCGGTTCAGGGGATCGGGCGGACGACGTGGAGGCGGGCGGCAACTTCGGGTCCATACGGAAGAGCGGGGCCGTTCTGCCTCCGCTCTGGCGGAAGGCCGGAAAAGCGGCCATCTTCCACGCCCTGGAAAACCGTCTCCCGCCGCTCCCGCCCCACTCCTCCCGGAGCCCGTTCATGGACCGCACCCGCTTCATCGAGCACCGCGGCAAGCGCATATTGCTGATGGACTACACCGGCATCCGCGCGCCGGCCGAGGCGCTGGAGGCCATCGAGGCGTCGAAGGGCGTGGTGCGGCTCCAGCCGCCCAAGTCGCTGCGGGTGATCACCGACGTCACGGGCAGCCACTACGACAGCACGGTGGTGGCGGCGCTCAAGGAGCTCGCATCGCACAACACGCCGTTCGTGACGGCGAGCGCGGTGGTGGGCGTCACCGGGCTGATGCGCGTGGTGCTCTCGGGCATCATCATGTTCTCCAAGCGCAAGATCCAGACGTTCGACACGCGTGAGGCGGCGATGGAGTGGCTGGTGCAACAGGAGTAGGCCGGACGCGCAGTGCTTCGACCGAAGCGTGGATCGGGGGAGATGCGGAGCGCCGGAGATCGGACGTGAACCGGCGATTCGGGAGATACGATCAGTGCTGTCGACTGCGCCAGGTGCTGCATCTGCCGGCGATGTAAGCCCGATCTCGCCTGGGTGATGTTAAGCGTACTCGCGGTATCGCCGGTGGTGAAACCAGCGGCTGGGAACGGCGGTGGTCCCGGCGGGCGGGGTGAGCTGCAGTGGAAAGATGAAGCGCGCTTCGGCTAGATTGCCGGAGCGCGCTTCGAGCTTGTCGAGCGGTAAGTTGGTTTTCTCCCACACCTTGGGCGAGGGAGACCCGGCGGCGGTTTGCCGGGGCTCGCTCGCGGGCGGGGAGACCCCGGACGGAGGCCGACAGCAGTACCGTTGGCCGGAGGAGGAGGCTCCACGCCCCCGGGGAGGAGACGGACGGCGGGGCTGTTTCCGCCGGCCGGCTCCGGAGCGGTCCGCCGCCGCCAAGCCAGGAGCCGCTACGGGTAGAGCTGCCCGGTCCGCCAGGTGCCGGGGACCGATAGGTCGCGCGCGTAGACGTCGCGCTCGTGGAGGCGGCTGGGGCGGCCCTGCCAGAACTCGATGCGCTCCGGGACCACGCGGAAGCCGGACCAGAACTCCGGCCGGGGGATGGCGCCGTCGCCGAACCGCGCTTCCACGAACGCGATGCGCTGGTCCAGGTCCACGCGCGCCGGCAGCTCGGTGCTCTGCCGCGACGCCCACGCGCCCACCTGGCTGCCGCGCGCGCGCGAGGCGAAGTATTCGTCGGCCTCGGCGGCGTCCACGGCCTGCACGGCGCCCTCGACGCGCACCTGCACCTCGAACGGCTGCCAGTGGAAGCAGAGCGCGGCGAAGGGGTTGGCCGCCAGCTCGCGCCCCTTGCGGCTGCCCAGGTTGGTGTAGAAGACGAAACCGCGCTCGTCGAACCCCTTGAGCAGCACGATGCGCACGGAGGGCCGGCCGCGCTCGTCTGCCGTGGCGAGCGACATGGCGGTGGGCTCGCGGATCTCGGTGCTGGCGCGGGCGCGCTCCAGCAGCTCGCCGAAGCGGCGCAACGGATTGGCGTCCGGCGCGGCGGGCACGTGCGAGGTGTGGTCGGTCAAGGTCCATCCTCCGTCAGTCGCGGCGAGCCGCGGCATGTGTGTCCATCGAGCGATCCCAGCCCGGCGATCCGATCCCCGTGGTTCCCGTCGGTTAGTAGCGCATCGGCCGAAGTCGTTGGGACGATGCGCGTTGCGGACGTGCCTGCGCATTTCCGGACGGATCGGATGCGATGAATCGCACCCCTACGGCCCGGTGCTCGGACTCGGGTGCGGGGCGGCGCTAACGTAGGAGCGGCGGGGGCGGGGGGCAAGCGGCGGGGAGGGACTTCGGACGGACGTCAGGCGGGCGGGACGGGGTCGGCGTGGAACTGGACGTAGTGGCGGTGCAGGGTGTCCAGCGTAGCGTCGAAGGCGGCGACGACGGCGGGGTCGAACTGGGTGCCGGCGCAGTCGCGGATCACGGCCACCGCCGTCTCCCACGGCATGCCGTTGCGGTAGGCGCGCAGGCTGGTCATGGCGTCGAGCGTGTCTGCCACGGCCAGCACGCGGGCGGGGAAGGGGATGGCTTCGGCCTTGAGGCCGTCCGGGTAGCCCAGCCCGTCCCACCGCTCGTGGTGGTGCCGCACGACGCCGATCACGAGCGGGTCGTCGATGAGGGGCTTCAGGATGCGCGCGCCGATCACGGGGTGTTTGCGCACCTGGTCGAACTCGCGGCGGGTGAGGCGCTCGGGCTTGCCCAGAACGCTGTCCGGCACGCCGATCTTGCCCACGTCGTGCAGGTCGCCCGCC from Longimicrobiaceae bacterium includes:
- a CDS encoding sigma-70 family RNA polymerase sigma factor; amino-acid sequence: MNVTQLFLEHYDGLFRYLVRLTGDSDLAADAAQEAFVRLVERPPQDRNVRAWLFAVATNVVRDGARARARWLTLLMGSPDRVPMGDVGPGPEEQMASGERRRLVRAALDRMSWKERTVLLMREEGFAHHEIAQAVGTTTGSVGTMLARALRKLSAELAATSESLR
- the nfi gene encoding deoxyribonuclease V (cleaves DNA at apurinic or apyrimidinic sites), translating into MSSTEPAALHHGWNLSIAEAREVQLRLREQLVLQAPPNFAPRTVAGADISTEKHAHEGFAGIVVLDAATLAPVGEATAVAHLPMPYVPGYLSFRELPALALAWERLGEKPEVLVFDGQGLAHPRRFGVACHGGVLFGIPTIGCGKSILIGKHGELGPERGATAELVDKGEVVGMAVRTRAGCKPVYVSPGHLMDLGTAVRIVLAASPRFREPETTRQAHRLVNRLRRAASPEAQPTDARPPQDDPV
- the pdxH gene encoding pyridoxamine 5'-phosphate oxidase, whose product is MTDHTSHVPAAPDANPLRRFGELLERARASTEIREPTAMSLATADERGRPSVRIVLLKGFDERGFVFYTNLGSRKGRELAANPFAALCFHWQPFEVQVRVEGAVQAVDAAEADEYFASRARGSQVGAWASRQSTELPARVDLDQRIAFVEARFGDGAIPRPEFWSGFRVVPERIEFWQGRPSRLHERDVYARDLSVPGTWRTGQLYP
- a CDS encoding HD domain-containing phosphohydrolase; its protein translation is EVRSRAPDTRLILMTGHGDLSTAAAAIDTGVDQLIPKPFDNADLLARVESSLARARARRQDRREREVLEARLRQRDTESKIWILRAAHALAHAVEAKDPYTAGHARRVTGYAMTLAEQTGGVDLLSFRLAGDLHDVGKIGVPDSVLGKPERLTRREFDQVRKHPVIGARILKPLIDDPLVIGVVRHHHERWDGLGYPDGLKAEAIPFPARVLAVADTLDAMTSLRAYRNGMPWETAVAVIRDCAGTQFDPAVVAAFDATLDTLHRHYVQFHADPVPPA